A single genomic interval of Legionella israelensis harbors:
- the pdhA gene encoding pyruvate dehydrogenase (acetyl-transferring) E1 component subunit alpha, with protein sequence MTTVAQFAITYQQYLDENGELKNSSLELAKDKETLCKLYRTMVCTRMFDKKAIALQRTGKMGTYAPINGQEALSTAIGHAMQPEDVFIPYYRDYAAQFQRGVKMSEILSYWGGDERGSNYACGSEDLPICVPIASQCLHATGVAFAFKYRQQARVAVVCVGEGGSSEGDFYEALNVAGVWNLPIVFVVNNNHWAISVPRNQQTSCQTIAQKAIAAGFTGIQIDGNDILAARQTIGEAIEKARRGEGPTLIEGLTYRLCDHTTADDATRYQPCEEVEAAKLKEPLQRFKQYLISQSYWSEQEEEQLIKECTKDIDEAVSEYLNSIRQPVSSMFDYHYAELPDYLIEQRAIAMEDATNA encoded by the coding sequence ATGACTACAGTTGCTCAGTTTGCCATAACTTACCAGCAATATCTTGATGAAAATGGTGAACTCAAGAACTCCTCTCTCGAATTGGCCAAAGACAAGGAAACCCTTTGCAAACTATACCGTACCATGGTCTGTACACGGATGTTCGATAAAAAAGCCATAGCATTGCAACGAACGGGGAAAATGGGAACGTATGCACCAATTAATGGACAGGAAGCCCTTTCCACTGCCATTGGACACGCTATGCAGCCGGAAGATGTTTTTATTCCTTATTATCGTGATTATGCAGCCCAATTTCAGCGCGGAGTAAAAATGTCAGAAATCCTTTCTTATTGGGGAGGTGATGAACGAGGCAGCAATTATGCCTGTGGTTCGGAAGATTTGCCAATATGTGTTCCCATTGCCTCTCAATGTCTCCATGCAACAGGTGTAGCTTTCGCCTTTAAATACCGTCAACAGGCACGCGTAGCCGTGGTTTGTGTTGGTGAAGGCGGCTCTTCTGAAGGTGATTTTTATGAAGCCTTGAATGTAGCTGGCGTCTGGAATTTACCGATCGTTTTTGTTGTAAATAACAACCACTGGGCCATTTCCGTCCCCAGAAATCAGCAAACATCCTGCCAAACCATAGCCCAAAAGGCCATTGCTGCAGGATTTACCGGCATACAGATCGATGGCAACGATATCCTGGCTGCCCGTCAGACGATAGGTGAAGCCATTGAAAAAGCCAGAAGAGGAGAAGGACCAACTCTCATCGAAGGTTTGACTTATCGCTTATGCGATCATACCACTGCTGACGATGCCACCCGTTATCAACCTTGCGAAGAAGTCGAAGCAGCAAAGCTTAAGGAACCGCTTCAGCGATTCAAACAATATCTAATCAGTCAATCTTATTGGTCTGAACAGGAAGAAGAACAGTTAATTAAAGAATGTACCAAAGACATTGATGAAGCCGTATCTGAATACCTTAATAGCATCAGACAACCTGTAAGCAGCATGTTTGATTATCATTATGCCGAACTGCCAGACTACTTGATTGAGCAACGAGCCATAGCCATGGAGGATGCAACAAATGCCTGA
- a CDS encoding dihydrolipoamide acetyltransferase family protein, which yields MTIFNLPDLGEGLPDAEIHEWFVKEGDMVKTDQPLVSMETAKAVVDVPCPQDGKITKLYGKPGDVIKTGEPLVAFESASEKPMDKGTVVGNLEESTEVSEDHFIIGKAAGKPSRPKATPAVRMLAKKLGIDLNKVKGTGEHGIILREDVEQFATDETQLPKGYEPLRGVRRAMLNSMVQSHKEIVPVSIFDEADIDCWKTGTDITVRLIRAIIDACRKEPALNAWFSTQHSARKLMDKVHLGLAMDSDEGLFVPVIHNVSDKTDTDLRKEIDELKKQVQSRQVEPEKLKGATISLSNFGKFAGRFASPIIVPPMVAILGVGRLYQSAVSHNGKIESHKVLPLSLSFDHRAVTGGEATRFLGAIIDSLQQP from the coding sequence ATGACTATTTTCAATTTACCTGATTTGGGTGAAGGACTGCCTGACGCTGAGATTCACGAATGGTTTGTTAAGGAAGGTGACATGGTAAAAACGGATCAGCCGCTGGTATCCATGGAAACTGCCAAAGCCGTTGTAGACGTACCCTGTCCGCAAGACGGTAAGATAACCAAATTGTATGGTAAACCTGGTGATGTCATTAAAACCGGCGAACCTCTCGTTGCCTTTGAATCTGCCAGTGAAAAACCAATGGATAAAGGCACTGTGGTAGGTAATCTCGAAGAAAGCACTGAAGTCAGTGAAGATCATTTCATCATTGGCAAAGCAGCTGGCAAACCATCGCGTCCCAAAGCAACACCCGCTGTTCGCATGCTGGCTAAAAAACTGGGTATTGATTTAAATAAAGTGAAAGGAACGGGTGAGCATGGCATTATCCTGCGCGAAGATGTAGAACAATTTGCCACTGACGAAACCCAGCTCCCAAAGGGCTATGAACCGCTTCGAGGTGTACGACGTGCCATGTTGAACAGTATGGTGCAATCACACAAGGAAATTGTACCCGTCAGCATCTTTGATGAGGCTGATATTGACTGTTGGAAAACAGGCACCGATATCACCGTAAGGCTAATACGAGCCATTATTGATGCTTGTCGCAAGGAGCCAGCTCTCAATGCCTGGTTTAGCACACAACACAGTGCCAGAAAATTAATGGATAAAGTTCATTTGGGTCTGGCAATGGACAGTGATGAAGGATTATTTGTGCCGGTCATCCATAATGTAAGTGATAAAACAGACACAGACTTAAGAAAAGAAATTGATGAGTTAAAAAAACAAGTCCAAAGCAGGCAGGTTGAACCGGAAAAACTTAAGGGAGCCACCATCAGCTTATCTAATTTTGGAAAATTTGCCGGTCGCTTTGCAAGCCCTATTATCGTACCTCCAATGGTTGCTATTCTGGGTGTTGGAAGATTATATCAGAGTGCTGTCAGCCATAATGGCAAAATTGAGAGTCACAAGGTATTGCCGCTTTCATTAAGTTTTGATCATCGTGCCGTTACCGGCGGTGAAGCTACGCGTTTTCTGGGGGCAATAATAGACTCATTACAGCAACCTTAA
- a CDS encoding S1/P1 nuclease has translation MTCYIKMLIASLFLFFSSQAGSWNALGHRLIAQIAYDYMTPEAKHRFNQINHALDKVYKPQSFVNAAVWLDTIHYNNGVMWFDAMHYVNQPFSMDGSHLPEVQKINAVWAIENAIKTLQDKRTFVFDKGIALRVLIHVVGDLHQPLHGATLVTRKYPKGDAGGNLFSLGKNAVADDLHWYWDQGAGLFKTTDYVKQPQLIRRAHQIEKQWPCELKPVSRKPTDWLKESHAIAIKDVYQLHPHEKPGKAYQKHAQNISAQRVALAGCRLAAVLNELAMEWSVS, from the coding sequence ATGACTTGTTACATAAAAATGTTGATTGCTTCACTTTTTCTTTTCTTCTCTTCCCAGGCGGGCAGCTGGAATGCCCTGGGACACAGACTGATTGCCCAAATTGCCTATGATTACATGACTCCTGAGGCAAAACACAGATTTAATCAAATCAATCATGCATTGGATAAAGTATATAAACCACAAAGTTTTGTAAATGCAGCTGTTTGGCTTGATACCATTCATTATAATAACGGCGTGATGTGGTTTGATGCGATGCATTACGTTAATCAACCTTTTTCCATGGATGGATCGCATTTGCCAGAGGTACAAAAGATAAATGCAGTATGGGCGATTGAGAATGCAATAAAGACTTTGCAGGATAAACGAACTTTTGTTTTTGATAAGGGCATTGCCTTGAGAGTTCTTATTCATGTAGTAGGCGATCTTCATCAACCTCTTCATGGTGCAACTTTGGTCACTCGGAAATACCCTAAGGGCGATGCTGGCGGTAATCTTTTTTCCCTTGGTAAAAATGCAGTTGCCGATGATCTGCATTGGTACTGGGATCAAGGAGCAGGTCTTTTTAAAACAACTGATTATGTTAAACAGCCGCAACTTATAAGACGCGCTCACCAGATTGAAAAACAATGGCCTTGTGAACTAAAACCAGTCAGCAGAAAGCCGACAGATTGGCTTAAAGAGTCGCATGCAATTGCGATTAAGGATGTCTATCAGCTTCATCCGCATGAAAAGCCTGGTAAAGCTTATCAAAAACATGCGCAAAACATTTCTGCCCAAAGAGTAGCCTTGGCAGGTTGTCGTCTGGCAGCGGTTTTAAATGAACTTGCTATGGAGTGGTCTGTTTCATGA
- a CDS encoding alpha-ketoacid dehydrogenase subunit beta, which translates to MPDITLVEAVTQALAYELEQDENVIVFGEDVGKNGGVFRATAGLQERFGEKRVFDSPLAESMIAGLAVGMSIQGLKPVAEFQFMGFIYPAMNQIISHAARMRNRTRGRLHCPLVFRAPFGGGIRAPEHHSESTEALFAHIPGLQVVIPSSPRRAYGLLLAAIRNPDPVIFLEPKRIYRLVKQPVADDGEALPLGQCFTLQQGEDVTLVSWGASLHETLQAAKQLGEEGISCEVIDVASIKPLDSETIIASVEKTGRCVIIHEGAKTCGVGAEISALLMENSLSDLLAPIQRVTGYDVVMPYFQLEKHYIPSVERIKQSVMNIME; encoded by the coding sequence ATGCCTGATATTACTTTGGTTGAAGCCGTGACCCAGGCACTGGCTTATGAATTGGAGCAAGATGAAAACGTCATCGTTTTTGGGGAAGACGTAGGTAAGAACGGTGGAGTCTTTCGCGCAACTGCCGGATTACAGGAGCGTTTTGGGGAAAAAAGGGTCTTTGACTCTCCACTGGCTGAATCCATGATTGCAGGTCTAGCCGTAGGTATGTCGATCCAGGGTTTAAAACCTGTGGCTGAATTTCAGTTTATGGGATTTATATATCCAGCGATGAATCAAATTATCTCTCATGCAGCACGCATGCGCAATCGTACAAGAGGCCGTTTACATTGTCCCCTGGTTTTTAGAGCACCTTTTGGTGGGGGCATTCGTGCGCCTGAGCACCATTCAGAAAGCACAGAAGCCTTGTTTGCACATATTCCGGGATTGCAGGTTGTGATTCCTTCATCACCTAGGCGGGCGTATGGATTGCTGCTTGCTGCCATTCGTAATCCTGACCCTGTTATTTTTCTTGAGCCTAAACGCATTTACCGACTGGTAAAACAACCGGTAGCAGACGATGGTGAAGCGCTTCCCTTAGGACAATGTTTTACCCTGCAACAAGGCGAGGACGTTACTCTGGTTAGTTGGGGTGCAAGTCTTCACGAAACCCTGCAGGCAGCTAAACAATTAGGCGAGGAAGGAATTTCTTGTGAAGTCATTGATGTCGCAAGCATTAAGCCTCTTGACAGCGAAACCATTATTGCATCCGTTGAAAAAACCGGACGTTGTGTCATCATTCATGAAGGAGCAAAAACTTGTGGAGTAGGCGCCGAAATTTCCGCCCTTCTTATGGAAAACAGTCTGTCTGATTTATTGGCACCGATTCAGAGAGTAACAGGCTATGATGTGGTGATGCCTTATTTTCAACTGGAAAAACACTATATTCCCAGTGTTGAGCGAATTAAACAATCTGTAATGAATATAATGGAGTGA
- a CDS encoding amino acid permease: MQQSKKVLSVFSLVMINVIAVDSLRTLPISAKLGLSLISYYLIAAIVFFIPVALVAAELATAYPNTGGLYVWVREAFGRKAGFITIWLQWIYNVVWYPTMMAFIAVTLSYLIAPQYSSNKFFLLATSLILFWIFTLLNCFGMKLSSIVSTIGAIIGTIIPMIGIVIFGMIWLLQGKVVSISPTASWLPDFSSFGNLSLFSVILFGLIGMEMSAVHAEEVHNPQRDYPRALFFSTLIIISTLVLGSLAIVFVVPNKELSVVSGLIDAYDIFFKSYHMPWMTPLLAVLIILGGLSGVSTWIIGPTKGLLVSARDGSIPHWFAKINKYGAPTTILFTQAIIFSLLSSTFMLLDSINEAYWLLSDLSAQMALLVYIFMFAAAVKLRYSQPDRPRAYKIPGGNLVMWIISMLGILCCIAAMAIGFVPPSQIPVGNVFVFECFLVFGLVLFVFLPWLMAKKDN, from the coding sequence ATGCAGCAGTCCAAAAAGGTTTTAAGCGTCTTTTCCCTGGTCATGATCAATGTAATCGCAGTGGACAGCCTGCGTACCTTACCTATTAGTGCCAAGCTTGGTCTGTCTTTAATTTCCTATTATCTTATTGCTGCCATCGTTTTTTTTATACCCGTGGCACTGGTCGCGGCAGAACTGGCTACTGCTTATCCAAACACCGGTGGACTCTACGTATGGGTACGTGAGGCCTTTGGCCGTAAAGCAGGTTTTATCACCATCTGGCTCCAGTGGATTTACAATGTGGTCTGGTATCCGACAATGATGGCTTTTATTGCCGTAACACTTTCCTATTTAATTGCTCCTCAATATAGCTCCAACAAATTCTTTCTTCTCGCTACATCTTTAATTTTATTCTGGATATTTACCCTTTTGAATTGTTTTGGTATGAAACTTTCCAGCATCGTCAGTACCATCGGTGCCATCATCGGTACCATTATTCCTATGATCGGAATCGTTATTTTTGGAATGATTTGGCTACTGCAAGGCAAAGTCGTCTCTATCAGCCCTACCGCCAGCTGGTTACCGGATTTCAGTTCTTTTGGCAACCTGTCTCTTTTTTCTGTCATTTTATTTGGTTTAATTGGCATGGAGATGTCAGCTGTACATGCAGAGGAAGTACACAACCCTCAGCGTGATTATCCCCGCGCTTTATTTTTTTCTACACTCATCATTATTTCTACTCTCGTTTTAGGTTCTCTCGCTATTGTATTTGTCGTACCTAATAAAGAGCTCTCAGTAGTATCCGGTTTAATCGATGCATACGATATCTTTTTTAAATCCTATCACATGCCATGGATGACACCACTATTAGCCGTCCTCATTATCCTTGGTGGCTTGAGCGGCGTATCCACCTGGATCATTGGCCCAACGAAAGGATTATTAGTATCGGCAAGAGACGGTTCAATTCCCCATTGGTTTGCAAAAATCAATAAATATGGCGCACCAACCACTATATTATTTACACAGGCCATTATTTTTTCCCTGCTCAGCTCAACTTTCATGCTTCTGGATTCAATTAATGAAGCCTATTGGCTTTTGAGCGATTTAAGTGCTCAAATGGCTTTACTCGTCTATATTTTCATGTTTGCAGCGGCTGTGAAACTACGTTATTCACAACCTGATCGACCCCGCGCCTATAAAATTCCTGGTGGTAATCTCGTAATGTGGATTATCAGCATGTTGGGAATTCTTTGCTGTATAGCCGCGATGGCTATTGGGTTTGTACCACCTTCACAAATTCCTGTTGGCAATGTTTTTGTTTTTGAATGTTTTCTTGTATTTGGTCTTGTGCTGTTTGTTTTTTTGCCCTGGTTGATGGCAAAGAAAGATAATTAA
- the acnA gene encoding aconitate hydratase AcnA, translating to MKVGHDSLATQSQLNVDGKTYHYYSLKEAEKKHFPGINRLPYSLKVLFENLLRFEDDNTVTKEDIKAIADWLESKTSQHEIAYRPTRVLMQDFTGVPAVVDLAAMRTAMEKKGGNPDKISPLSPVDLVIDHSVMVDKFASSDALEINTEHEIQRNRERYEFLRWGQKAFDNFQVVPPGTGICHQVNLEYLGKTVWSSEYNGKYYAFPDTLVGTDSHTTMINGLGILGWGVGGIEAEAAMLGQPVSMLIPEVIGFKLTGKLKEGITATDLVLTVTQMLRQKGVVGKFVEFYGPGLAELPLADRATISNMAPEYGATCGFFPVDKETLRYMKLTGRDEHAIALVEAYCQAQGMWYDSNTEEPVFTDTLSLDLSTVEPSLAGPKRPQDKVNLSTLPQEFSKFLTEAGKASEKEKSFPVKGEDFQMQHGHVVIAAITSCTNTSNPSVLMAAGLVAKKAIEKGLKRKPWVKSSLAPGSKVVTDYLKHAGLQNYLDQLGFNLVGYGCTTCIGNSGPLPEPIAECINENDLIVSSVLSGNRNFEGRVHPQVRTNWLASPPLVVAYALSGTTCIDLSKDAIGEDKDGHPVYLKDIWPSNAEVAAEVSKVSGSMFRKEYADVFKGDAHWQAIKTSGGKTYHWDASSTYIQHPPYFEGLSTRPQPIKPVKEAHILALLGDSITTDHISPAGSIKASSPAGEYLKHKGVEEKDFNSYGSRRGNHEVMMRGTFANIRIRNEMTPGVEGGVTRYVPNGKIMPIYDAAMLYQKSQQQLVIIAGKEYGTGSSRDWAAKGTNLLGVKAVIAESFERIHRSNLIGMGVLPLQFADGESRKTLNLTGKERISIDIDDSLKPASLLTVHIERENGNTEKTTVLCRIDTANELEYYRNGGILHYVLRNLLA from the coding sequence ATGAAAGTGGGTCATGACAGCTTAGCGACACAAAGCCAATTAAACGTCGATGGCAAAACCTATCATTACTACAGCTTGAAAGAAGCCGAAAAAAAACATTTCCCAGGGATAAATCGACTGCCCTATTCACTTAAAGTCCTTTTTGAAAATTTATTGCGTTTTGAGGATGATAATACCGTTACCAAAGAAGATATCAAAGCCATAGCCGACTGGCTTGAGAGCAAAACCTCACAACATGAAATTGCCTATCGTCCCACTCGCGTTTTAATGCAGGACTTTACAGGGGTTCCAGCTGTAGTGGATCTTGCTGCGATGAGGACTGCCATGGAAAAAAAGGGTGGCAACCCTGATAAAATTTCTCCTTTATCACCGGTTGATTTGGTGATTGACCATTCGGTCATGGTGGATAAGTTTGCCAGTTCTGACGCCCTTGAGATCAACACGGAGCATGAAATTCAACGAAATCGAGAACGCTATGAATTTCTGCGCTGGGGTCAAAAAGCCTTCGACAATTTTCAAGTGGTCCCCCCAGGCACAGGAATCTGTCATCAGGTGAACCTGGAATATCTGGGTAAAACGGTCTGGAGCAGCGAATATAACGGCAAATATTATGCCTTTCCGGATACCCTGGTTGGCACTGACTCTCATACGACCATGATCAATGGCCTGGGTATTCTTGGCTGGGGTGTCGGTGGTATTGAAGCAGAAGCTGCCATGCTGGGACAACCGGTTTCCATGTTAATTCCTGAAGTCATTGGCTTTAAATTGACCGGCAAGCTTAAAGAAGGCATTACGGCCACTGATCTGGTCTTAACGGTAACTCAGATGCTGCGTCAAAAAGGCGTGGTGGGTAAGTTTGTCGAATTTTATGGCCCAGGGCTTGCAGAACTCCCTTTAGCAGACAGAGCGACGATTTCCAATATGGCTCCTGAATACGGCGCTACCTGCGGTTTTTTCCCTGTGGATAAAGAAACGCTTCGATACATGAAACTGACTGGACGAGACGAGCATGCCATTGCTCTGGTTGAAGCCTATTGCCAGGCCCAGGGGATGTGGTATGACTCGAATACTGAAGAACCTGTATTCACTGATACGTTAAGCCTCGATTTAAGTACGGTAGAACCTTCTCTTGCAGGACCCAAGCGCCCCCAGGATAAAGTAAATTTATCAACCCTGCCGCAGGAATTTTCTAAATTTCTTACCGAGGCAGGTAAAGCCAGCGAGAAAGAAAAATCATTTCCTGTCAAAGGCGAAGACTTTCAAATGCAACATGGGCATGTAGTAATAGCTGCCATTACCAGTTGCACCAATACCTCCAATCCAAGTGTGCTTATGGCCGCAGGTCTCGTGGCCAAAAAAGCGATAGAAAAAGGATTGAAACGCAAGCCTTGGGTAAAGTCATCCCTTGCTCCAGGTTCTAAAGTGGTTACCGATTATTTAAAGCATGCCGGGTTACAAAATTATCTGGATCAACTTGGATTTAATCTGGTGGGATATGGCTGTACGACCTGTATAGGCAATTCAGGACCTCTGCCTGAGCCCATCGCAGAATGTATCAACGAAAATGATTTGATTGTCTCTTCTGTTCTTTCGGGAAACCGTAATTTTGAAGGTCGGGTGCATCCACAGGTACGCACAAACTGGCTAGCCTCTCCTCCTCTTGTAGTGGCTTATGCTCTAAGCGGCACAACCTGCATTGATTTAAGTAAAGATGCCATTGGAGAAGACAAAGATGGTCATCCGGTTTATCTTAAAGACATCTGGCCAAGCAATGCAGAAGTGGCGGCAGAAGTCAGTAAAGTTTCCGGTAGCATGTTTCGCAAGGAATATGCCGATGTCTTTAAAGGAGATGCACACTGGCAGGCTATCAAAACCAGCGGGGGCAAAACCTATCATTGGGATGCCAGTTCCACCTATATTCAACACCCGCCTTATTTTGAGGGACTGAGTACCAGACCACAGCCTATAAAACCAGTGAAAGAGGCTCACATTCTCGCTCTTTTGGGAGATTCCATTACCACAGATCATATATCACCAGCGGGATCCATCAAAGCTAGTTCTCCAGCAGGAGAGTATTTAAAACACAAAGGTGTAGAGGAAAAGGATTTCAATTCCTATGGTTCACGACGAGGAAATCACGAAGTCATGATGCGTGGAACCTTTGCCAATATCCGTATTCGTAATGAAATGACACCCGGCGTAGAAGGTGGCGTGACGCGTTACGTGCCGAATGGCAAAATCATGCCCATTTACGATGCTGCCATGCTTTATCAAAAGAGCCAGCAACAGTTAGTCATCATTGCTGGCAAAGAATACGGTACCGGTTCTTCTCGTGACTGGGCGGCAAAGGGAACCAATTTGTTAGGCGTTAAAGCTGTCATTGCCGAAAGTTTCGAGCGTATTCATCGTTCAAACCTCATTGGCATGGGTGTTTTGCCTTTGCAATTTGCTGATGGCGAATCAAGAAAAACCTTAAATCTCACTGGCAAAGAGCGTATCAGTATTGATATCGATGATTCCCTGAAGCCTGCCTCATTGCTCACTGTCCACATTGAGCGGGAAAATGGCAACACTGAAAAGACCACTGTATTGTGTCGCATTGATACTGCCAATGAGCTGGAATATTATCGAAATGGAGGTATCCTACATTACGTATTGCGAAATTTACTGGCTTAA
- the pabB gene encoding aminodeoxychorismate synthase component I has product MNTFSLIPLHYAGNMRPFYSRLKHLPGFVLLESSDALRGRYDIVSACPYQRIEFEEHQDTNEFLSRLHELLPQQLLPVDVPFQGGAIGYVSYDFGLRLEDIPSMLKPVFATPLLDFGLYDWAIITDHHLKQVFLFAAHRQAETAHIIDEVLTLWEKNQSPSCEFYLERDFQPLVSKESYKKAFDSIHENIRKGRSYQVNYTQPFTTSFQGDSWVMYDQVCSRNPVPFSAYLKMDKFNILSFSPERYLLMNKGDLLTSPIKGTVKRSDSKNEDEFLKEQLQQCPKNRAENVMIVDLLRNDLGKIAEPGSVHVSSLCEVQSFNGVHHLVSDIRAQCLPSIHAIQAFMSCFPSGSITGAPKHEAMRIINEEEQYARGIYCGSVVYFSAHGRFDSSVAIRTVTEKDKMLSLSTGGGIVIDSDWLSEYFEGFTKISAIIHGL; this is encoded by the coding sequence ATGAATACTTTTAGTTTGATTCCTCTTCATTACGCTGGCAACATGCGCCCATTTTACAGCCGATTAAAACATTTGCCCGGTTTTGTATTATTGGAAAGCAGTGATGCACTCAGGGGACGATATGATATTGTCAGCGCTTGTCCTTACCAGAGAATAGAGTTTGAAGAGCATCAGGACACGAATGAATTTTTGAGTCGATTGCATGAACTGCTACCTCAGCAATTATTGCCGGTGGATGTTCCTTTTCAAGGAGGCGCTATAGGGTATGTATCCTATGATTTTGGCCTAAGATTGGAAGATATACCATCAATGCTCAAACCTGTTTTTGCTACCCCTCTGTTGGACTTCGGATTATATGACTGGGCTATCATCACTGATCATCATTTAAAACAGGTCTTTCTTTTTGCCGCGCATCGTCAGGCAGAAACCGCTCACATTATTGATGAAGTGCTGACTCTGTGGGAGAAAAATCAAAGCCCCTCCTGTGAGTTTTATCTTGAGCGCGATTTTCAACCTTTGGTTTCAAAAGAGTCTTATAAAAAGGCTTTTGATAGTATTCATGAGAACATCAGAAAAGGAAGAAGTTATCAGGTGAATTATACTCAGCCTTTTACCACTTCTTTCCAGGGTGATTCCTGGGTGATGTATGATCAAGTATGCAGCAGGAATCCGGTTCCTTTCAGCGCTTATCTGAAAATGGATAAATTTAATATTTTAAGTTTTTCTCCTGAGCGTTATTTACTGATGAATAAGGGAGATTTGTTAACCTCTCCCATCAAAGGTACCGTTAAACGGTCTGACAGCAAAAACGAGGATGAATTTTTAAAAGAGCAACTGCAACAATGCCCTAAAAACCGTGCTGAGAATGTAATGATTGTGGATCTGTTACGCAATGATTTAGGTAAAATTGCAGAACCTGGCTCCGTTCATGTTTCTTCTTTATGCGAGGTACAAAGTTTTAATGGCGTTCATCATTTGGTGAGTGATATTCGTGCACAATGCTTGCCTTCCATTCATGCAATACAGGCATTTATGTCCTGTTTTCCATCAGGTTCAATTACAGGTGCGCCCAAGCATGAAGCCATGCGTATTATTAATGAGGAGGAACAATATGCGCGCGGCATCTATTGTGGTTCTGTTGTCTATTTTTCTGCTCATGGACGTTTTGATTCCAGTGTGGCTATCCGTACAGTCACGGAAAAAGATAAAATGCTTTCTTTATCCACAGGTGGGGGAATAGTTATTGACTCCGACTGGTTAAGCGAATACTTTGAAGGTTTCACTAAAATTTCGGCAATTATCCATGGACTTTAA
- a CDS encoding NUDIX hydrolase, with amino-acid sequence MDFNRIPAYRTESAVIVLHEQSSDCLILTRRSMNLRIQPGHVCFPGGLRESKDENLYATALRELEEELGIQPSRVTFVCELEKDKTLFLAVVSPWLARIESIEPYEMNKDEVSELIKIPLERVINQKNYTERKMKKDGFVFSTLVFTASEHFIWGVTARIMKQLSESDFL; translated from the coding sequence ATGGACTTTAACAGAATACCTGCTTACCGGACGGAATCGGCTGTCATTGTTTTACATGAGCAGAGTTCAGACTGTCTTATCCTGACACGCAGGAGCATGAATTTGCGTATTCAACCTGGCCATGTCTGCTTTCCCGGCGGCCTGAGAGAAAGTAAGGATGAAAACCTTTATGCCACAGCTTTAAGGGAGCTGGAAGAAGAATTGGGTATACAACCGTCCAGAGTAACGTTCGTCTGTGAGTTGGAAAAAGATAAAACGTTATTTCTTGCTGTAGTTTCTCCTTGGCTTGCCAGAATTGAATCCATCGAACCCTATGAAATGAATAAAGATGAGGTATCTGAATTGATCAAGATACCGCTGGAACGGGTTATAAATCAAAAAAACTATACAGAAAGAAAAATGAAAAAAGATGGTTTTGTTTTTTCTACTCTTGTTTTTACAGCAAGCGAACACTTCATCTGGGGAGTGACAGCCAGGATTATGAAGCAACTAAGTGAATCTGATTTTCTGTAA